A single window of Botrytis cinerea B05.10 chromosome 3, complete sequence DNA harbors:
- the Bcdao7 gene encoding Bcdao7, translating to MLKKQSEHWMKTMATSPTSPTSPTSPKEKKRNIVIIGGGIIGCTSAYYLTRHPSYNPSTTKITIIEAQSIASAASGKAGGLLALWARPASIVPLSYKLHAELAQEHDGAKRWGYRQLHCGSIGAKARLISEADPKAPTENEGEAWKKLPKTDMKKQKKYSGDDVPSTLDWFENDNIKWYSEMGTPETTAQVHPYQFTTSMADLAVEKGVEIIYGSVTAIDYTGNSVKGVTYEDKETKHIHMLPANDVILSAGPWTSHVWPEAPITSQRAHSVVIEAEVSPWAVFTEIDLPKGFGRKSEDGAKKRKHDKMVNPEMYARPDGTVYACGEGDERIPLPKSSNLVVCDESSCDDIIDYVGSISDPMRKGKVVARQACYLPLASSGGGPLIGHTGIRGLFLAAGHTCWGIQNSCATGKLMSEFLFEGEAKSADIHSLDPRKVLGGED from the exons ATGCTTAAGAAACAATCCGAGCACTGGATGAAAACAATGGCAACTTCACCTACTTCACCAACTTCACCAACATCTcccaaggaaaagaagagaaatattgTAATTATTG GTGGTGGAATCATCGGTTGCACATCTGCCTATTACCTCACTCGCCACCCCTCATACAACCCCTCCACGACAAAAATCACCATCATCGAAGCCCAATCTATCGCATCCGCAGCATCTGGAAAAGCAGGTGGATTGCTCGCACTGTGGGCACGACCAGCGTCCATCGTCCCCCTTTCATACAAACTTCACGCCGAATTGGCACAGGAACACGATGGCGCAAAGAGATGGGGATACCGTCAATTGCATTGTGGATCGATAGGAGCCAAAGCACGACTCATCTCGGAAGCCGACCCGAAAGCGCCAACGgagaatgaaggagaagCGTGGAAGAAACTACCCAAGACCGATAtgaagaaacagaaaaaATACTCGGGCGATGATGTCCCGTCGACGTTGGATTGGTTCGAAAATGATAACATAAAATGGTATTCCGAAATGGGTACTCCAGAGACAACAGCACAAGTTCATCCATATCAGTTTACCACTTCAATGGCAGATTTGGCCGTGGAAAAGGGCGTCGAAATTATTTATGGTTCGGTGACTGCAATTGACTATACTGGAAATAGTGTAAAAGGTGTTACCTATGAGGACAAGGAGACGAAACATATTCATATGTTACCCGCAAATGATGTTATATTATCTGCTGGCCCTTGGACAAGTCATGTATGGCCGGAAGCACCAATCACTTCACAAAGAGCTCATAGTGTTGTGATTGAAGCGGAAGTATCTCCATGGGCAGTCTTTACAGAAATCGACTTACCAaaaggatttggaagaaagagTGAAGATGgggcgaagaagagaaaacatGATAAGATGGTTAATCCCGAGATGTATGCTAGACCTGATGGGACAGTATATGCTTGTG GtgaaggagatgagagaatTCCTCTTCCTAAATCTTCCAATCTAGTTGTATGCGATGAATCTAGTTGCGATGATATTATCGATTACGTAGGATCGATATCTGATCCTATGCGAAAGGGAAAAGTTGTAGCTAGACAAGCATGTTATCTCCCATTAGCTAGTAGTGGTGGGGGTCCATTGATTGGTCATACAGGTATTCGAGGACTTTTCTTGGCAGCAGGACATACATGTTGGGGAATTCAAAATAGTTGTGCGACGGGAAAATTGATGAGTGAGTTCTTGTTTGAGGGAGAAGCGAAGAGTGCAGATATTCATAGTTTGGATCCGAGAAAGGTTTTGGGTGGTGAGGATTAA